The Prunus persica cultivar Lovell chromosome G7, Prunus_persica_NCBIv2, whole genome shotgun sequence genome has a segment encoding these proteins:
- the LOC18770569 gene encoding cytochrome P450 76A2, which yields MEWPWNFLVYFIPFLLPALLFLIRRRSSNSSHHRLPPGPPGLPVFGNMFDLGTMPHKTLTDLTHKFGPVIWLRLGARNTMVIQSAKAAADLFKHHDMSFAGRTTTEASRVLDYHKGSLALAPYGAHWRMLRRLMTVEMLVNKRINETTFIRRKCLDNLQLWIEEEASKLEEGHGVHVARFVFLMSFNLLGNLMLSRDLVDPNSREGLEFFSAMAGLMEWNGHANMADFFPWLRWLDPQGLKRKMKRDLGKALEIASKFVEERMEEKQVGGVRARDFLDVLLEFEGNGIDEPAKISHRDVNIFILEIFLAGSETTSSTIEWALTELLCNPETLTKAKAELTQVIGPNRKVEETDIEKLPYLQGIIKETLRLHPPIPFLIPRKAMEYTKFMGYFIPKNTQVFVNAYAIGRDPDVWVDEPNAFKPERFIGSKTDYKGQHYEFIPFGAGRRVCAGLPLAHRMLHLTLGLLLHQFDWSLDGSVTRGTMDWKEKLGITMRKSQPLLVVPRKCAV from the exons ATGGAGTGGCCTTGGAATTTTCTTGTCTATTTCATCCCCTTCCTTTTACCAGCTCTGCTCTTCTTGATCCGAAGGAGATCATCAAACTCGAGCCACCATCGGCTTCCTCCCGGTCCGCCAGGACTACCCGTGTTCGGCAACATGTTCGACCTTGGAACAATGCCACACAAGACTCTCACTGACCTAACGCACAAGTTTGGTCCTGTAATTTGGCTAAGGCTCGGTGCAAGAAACACTATGGTAATTCAATCTGCCAAAGCAGCCGCAGACCTTTTCAAGCATCACGACATGTCATTTGCAGGACGCACCACAACCGAAGCAAGCCGTGTGCTTGACTACCACAAGGGGTCACTGGCTCTGGCCCCTTATGGCGCGCACTGGCGTATGTTGCGGCGCCTCATGACAGTTGAAATGCTGGTGAACAAGCGCATTAATGAGACGACCTTCATCCGCAGGAAGTGTCTTGACAACTTGCAGTTGTggatagaagaggaagccTCAAAGCTCGAAGAAGGGCATGGAGTTCACGTGGCTCGCTTTGTGTTTCTTATGAGTTTCAACCTTCTTGGCAACCTCATGCTGTCCAGGGACTTGGTGGATCCCAACTCAAGAGAAGGGTTGGAGTTCTTTTCTGCAATGGCTGGATTGATGGAGTGGAATGGGCATGCCAACATGGCTGATTTCTTTCCTTGGCTGAGGTGGCTTGATCCACAAGGCttgaagagaaagatgaagagGGATCTTGGAAAAGCTCTGGAAATTGCTTCTAAGTTTGTTGAGGAGCGCATGGAAGAGAAGCAGGTGGGTGGAGTGAGAGCTAGGGACTTCTTGGATGTGTTGCTTGAGTTTGAAGGCAATGGGATTGATGAACCAGCCAAAATTTCTCATCGTGATGTCAATATTTTCATACTG GAAATATTTCTGGCAGGTTCAGAAACAACAAGCAGCACAATAGAATGGGCACTGACTGAGCTTCTATGCAACCCTGAGACATTAACCAAAGCCAAAGCTGAGCTCACTCAAGTTATAGGGCCAAACAGAAAAGTTGAAGAGACTGACATTGAAAAACTTCCATACTTACAGGGCATAATTAAAGAAACCCTAAGATTGCATCCACCAATCCCATTCCTAATACCAAGAAAAGCTATGGAGTACACCAAGTTCATGGGCTACTTTATACCCAAAAACACTCAGGTATTTGTGAATGCTTATGCAATTGGAAGAGACCCAGATGTGTGGGTTGATGAGCCTAATGCATTTAAGCCTGAGAGGTTCATAGGGTCAAAAACTGATTATAAGGGTCAGCATTATGAGTTCATTCCATTTGGGGCTGGAAGAAGAGTTTGTGCAGGTTTGCCACTGGCTCATAGAATGTTGCATCTTACTTTGGGCTTGTTGCTGCACCAATTTGACTGGTCACTGGATGGAAGTGTCACCAGAGGCACCATGGATTGGAAGGAAAAGTTGGGGATAACAATGAGAAAGTCTCAGCCTTTACTAGTTGTGCCTAGAAAGTGCGCGGTATAG
- the LOC18770068 gene encoding cytochrome P450 76A1 has product MSNMIRFKKIKSGLDSPWKKDKFYQMLIGCLDLSRNQRRNYILGLLPEKTCKNRNESSQIEIFPETKQNFRKNTHTKMEHNEVVGFSIGVVLIWVAWSIILLVTLLRRRRLEEVAGHLPPGPRWWPMVGNIFQLGLGPPHESFAMLARNHGPIMTLWLGSMSTVVISSSQVAREMFKNHDVVLAGRKIYEAMKGDYGNEGSLITAQYGPHWRMLRRLCTTEFFVTSRIDAMCRVRAKCIDGMVQFIEDAASEMSTKTDGIDLGRFIFLMAFNLIGNLMFSKDLLDPKSERGAMFFYHAGKVMELAGKPNMADFFPILRWLDPQGIRRNTQFHVEKAFEIAGEFIRERMESMENGGNDGIERTKDFLDVLLEYRGDGVDEPSRFSSSRTVNVIVFEMFTAGTDTTTSTLEWAMAELLNNPKTLKKVQAELRSTISSSDKLQEKDIENLPYLKAVIKETLRLHPPLPFLVPHMAMDSCKMLGHHIPKGTQILVNVWAIGRDPKTWEDPLLFKPERFLEPNMDVDYKGQHFEFIPFGSGRRMCPAVPLVSRVLPLALGSLLHSFDWVLPEGLEPENMDMAERMGITLRKSVPLKVIPIPYQGHVGCSI; this is encoded by the exons ATGTCCAACATGATcaggtttaaaaaaataaaatcaggtTTAGATTCCCCTTGGAAAAAAGACAAGTTTTATCAAATGCTAATAGGTTGCTTGGATTTGTCACGTAATCAAAGGAGAAACTATATATTAGGCCTCCTCCCTGAGAAAACCTGCAAAAACAGAAACGAAAGCTCCCAAATAGAAATTTTCCCAGAGACCAAACAAAACTTTagaaaaaacacacacacaaaaatggAGCACAATGAGGTTGTTGGTTTTTCCATAGGGGTGGTATTGATATGGGTTGCATGGTCAATAATATTGTTGGTAACCCTTCTTCGACGACGTCGTTTGGAGGAGGTAGCAGGGCACCTCCCACCCGGGCCAAGATGGTGGCCTATGGTGGGCAACATCTTCCAACTGGGTTTGGGCCCGCCCCACGAATCATTTGCCATGCTGGCCCGAAACCACGGCCCAATCATGACACTTTGGCTAGGATCCATGAGCACCGTAGTGATCTCGTCGAGCCAAGTGGCCCGTGAAATGTTCAAAAACCACGATGTGGTCCTAGCCGGTCGAAAAATCTACGAGGCCATGAAGGGTGATTATGGCAACGAAGGCTCGCTGATCACGGCCCAATATGGGCCTCATTGGCGCATGTTAAGGCGCTTGTGCACGACTGAATTCTTCGTGACAAGTCGCATCGATGCCATGTGTCGTGTACGTGCCAAATGTATCGATGGAATGGTGCAGTTCATAGAGGATGCTGCGTCGGAAatgagtaccaaaacagatgGCATTGATTTGGGTAGGTTCATTTTCTTGATGGCTTTTAATCTGATTGGAAACCTCATGTTTTCTAAGGACCTATTGGACCCAAAATCGGAGAGAGGGGCTATGTTTTTTTACCATGCAGGAAAGGTTATGGAGTTGGCTGGGAAGCCAAATATGGCAGATTTCTTTCCAATTTTGCGTTGGCTTGACCCACAAGGCATCAGGAGGAACACCCAATTCCATGTGGAAAAGGCCTTTGAAATTGCAGGTGAGTTTATAAGAGAAAGAATGGAGAGCATGGAGAATGGTGGAAATGATGGCATAGAGAGGACAAAAGATTTCTTAGACGTACTATTGGAATACCGTGGTGATGGTGTTGATGAGCCCTCTAGGTTCTCTTCTTCAAGAACCGTCAATGTCATTGTTTTT GAGATGTTCACTGCAGGAACTGACACAACCACGAGCACACTAGAGTGGGCAATGGCAGAGCTTCTAAACAACCCAAAAACCCTGAAAAAAGTTCAAGCCGAGCTAAGAAGCACCATATCCTCCAGCGACAAGCTCCAAGAGAAAGACATTGAAAACCTCCCATACCTTAAAGCAGTCATCAAAGAAACCCTCAGGCTCCACCCACCCCTTCCCTTCCTGGTCCCACACATGGCCATGGACTCTTGTAAAATGCTAGGGCACCACATTCCCAAAGGCACCCAAATTCTGGTCAACGTCTGGGCCATTGGACGTGACCCAAAGACGTGGGAGGACCCTCTGCTTTTCAAGCCTGAGAGGTTCTTGGAGCCCAACATGGACGTTGATTATAAAGGGCAGCATTTTGAGTTCATCCCATTTGGTTCTGGCCGTCGGATGTGCCCTGCTGTGCCACTAGTCTCTAGGGTACTCCCTCTGGCTCTAGGGTCACTCTTGCACTCGTTTGATTGGGTTTTACCAGAAGGGCTTGAGCCAGAGAATATGGATATGGCTGAGAGGATGGGGATCACACTTAGAAAATCTGTACCTTTGAAGGTTATACCTATACCTTACCAAGGGCATGTGGGATGCTCAATCTAA
- the LOC18769085 gene encoding probable 3-deoxy-D-manno-octulosonic acid transferase, mitochondrial, which translates to MAATKSKAVYNVYRALSHGLSPLLYLHLHWRKLRGLEHPLRWPERLGRPSLPRPPGQLLWIHAVSLGEGMAAIPVIKQCIQRRPDLTILMTTTTSSAFEVIEKRLPTGVIHQFAPVDTPSAMDSFLGHWKPNAIVIMESELWPNLIMGASERGITLALLNARVSTKSFKRWSGPLLLPLVSLMLSKFSLIVPLSNMQAIHFQLLHAPPFVINFSGDLKYVVEEFDISEGEIRSIEDLKVHLAHRKVWMASSIHKGEEEVILGIHKVLMQQYPDVLTIIVPRHPQHGKEIAQQLWKEGHSVALRSQHDKLVGDTNLYVVDTLGELKHLYRLTPVAVIGGSFLPTLSGHNISEAAAAGCAVLTGPYVGHFSRMVLEMQRLNPLSVLQVSGKIELEDALKKLFSDAKILEAHRTAAKQVYHSLSTGIVGKVWSLLDFQILQRALS; encoded by the exons ATGGCGGCAACGAAGAGCAAGGCAGTTTACAACGTTTACCGAGCGCTGAGCCATGGTCTCTCACCATTGCTGTACCTTCACCTACACTGGCGCAAACTCCGAGGCCTCGAGCATCCACTCCGCTGGCCTGAGCGTTTGGGCCGACCTTCCCTTCCTCGTCCCCCGGGGCAGCTCCTCTGGATCCACGCCGTTTCATTAG GTGAAGGAATGGCTGCCATTCCTGTAATCAAACAATGCATTCAGCGAAGGCCTGATTTGACCATCTTGATGACCACTACGACGTCGTCCGCATT TGAAGTAATAGAGAAACGTCTTCCAACTGGTGTCATACATCAG TTTGCGCCTGTTGATACACCTTCTGCTATGGACTCATTCCTCGGTCACTGGAAGCCAAATGCGATTGTGATTATGGAGAGTGAACTGTGGCCAAATTTAATTATGGGTGCTTCAGAAAGGGGT ATCACACTGGCATTGTTAAATGCTCGAGTATCTACTAAATCCTTTAAACGTTGGTCAGGACCATTGCTTCTGCCACTTGTTTCGTTGATGCTATCAAAGTTTTCTTTGATTGTCCCATTG AGCAATATGCAGGCAATCCACTTTCAGCTACTGCATGCTCCCCCCTTTGTGATCAACTTTTCTGGTGACTTGAAATATG TGGTTGAAGAATTTGACATTTCTGAGGGAGAGATCAGAAGTATAGAAGATCTAAAAGTACATCTTGCCCACCGGAAAGTTTGGATGGCTTCATCCATACATAAGGGGGAAGAAGAAG TAATACTAGGCATTCACAAAGTGCTCATGCAACAGTACCCAGATGTGTTAACTATTATTGTTCCTCGACATCCACAGCATGGAAAAGAGATTGCTCAA CAATTATGGAAAGAAGGGCATAGTGTAGCTCTGAGGTCTCAACATGATAAACTTGTAGGAGACACAAATTTATATGTGGTGGACACATTAG GTGAATTGAAACACTTGTATAGGTTAACTCCAGTAGCTGTAATTGGAGGTTCTTTTTTGCCTACTCTTTCTGGTCACAACATATCAGAAGCTGCTGCAGCTGGCTGTGCTGTTTTGACGG gTCCTTATGTTGGGCATTTTTCTCGCATGGTGCTGGAAATGCAACGGTTAAATCCTCTATCAGTTCTGCAG GTTTCTGGAAAAATAGAACTTGAAGACGCTCTTAAAAAGTTGTTTAGTGACGCCAAAATTCTAGAAGCACATCGTACAGCTGCAAAACAAGTGTATCATTCTCTGTCAACTGGCATTGTTGGCAAGGTTTGGAGTCTTCTAGATTTTCAGATTCTCCAACGGGCTTTAAGCTAA
- the LOC18771151 gene encoding uncharacterized protein LOC18771151 codes for MGGEMVSESWFGSLRFSWNRVVEVEKPVVGILAFEVAGLMLKMVNLWNIVGEKEMLRLREEIVNSPGMRRLVADDDGYLMELALNEIIENLGYLAMSVVRLGKRCTDPVYHRFEDFFDDPLENGFQWLGWEYRWKKMERKVKKMERFVEATMQLSQELEVLTELEQTLRRMRANPQLNRVKLLEFQQKVMWQRQVVKNLQEMSPWSRTYDYTVRLLARSLFTILERIKLVFGYDQMGSGEGNNNSEITNSACLSRSHSFSVLMHSSVHPSDGNHCGFYSGPLGRSLTKPRLIASSKNKTNKQRQAHHQSSIQHGNYSQLKAKSFAHVGPFKGCMTGGSESPVFQSCKPEIGGSMRLRSTHMKLCEKYTHMGSQSFSHSIYSKLSLFSSRCTLLAASPSTLGDAALALHYANVIVLIENIASSPHLISLDARYDLYNMLTTTIRTTLRARLKSYARTMGTSVYDPALAGEWSLALEQILEWLAPLAHNMVRWHSERNFVKQQEVSKTNVLLVQTLHFANQAKTEAAIVELLIGLNYMCMIDEHNRKALRDAGGDRPYDDYMLKGDGIA; via the coding sequence ATGGGAGGTGAGATGGTGTCCGAGTCGTGGTTCGGTAGTTTGAGGTTCTCATGGAATCGTGTGGTGGAGGTTGAGAAGCCAGTGGTTGGGATTCTGGCGTTTGAAGTTGCGGGGTTGATGCTAAAGATGGTGAATTTATGGAATATTGTGGGTGAAAAGGAGATGCTTAGGTTGAGGGAAGAAATTGTTAACTCACCTGGGATGAGAAGGCTCGTGGCTGACGACGATGGTTACTTGATGGAACTTGCACTGAATGAGataattgagaatttgggGTATCTTGCCATGTCAGTGGTCAGGCTTGGTAAGAGGTGCACTGACCCTGTTTATCATCGTTTTGAAGACTTTTTTGATGACCCTCTTGAGAATGGTTTCCAATGGCTTGGGTGGGAGTACAGGTGGAAGAAAATGGAgaggaaagtgaagaaaatggagagattTGTTGAGGCCACAATGCAATTGTCTCAGGAGCTAGAAGTGCTGACTGAGCTTGAGCAAACTCTGAGGAGAATGCGGGCTAATCCTCAGTTAAATCGGGTCAAATTGCTCGAGTTTCAACAGAAGGTAATGTGGCAGCGTCAAGTTGTGAAAAATCTACAAGAGATGTCTCCATGGAGTAGAACTTATGATTACACTGTCCGACTTCTGGCTAGATCCCTGTTTACTATTTTAGAGAGGATCAAGCTGGTCTTTGGATATGATCAAATGGGTTCTGGAGAAGGAAACAATAATTCTGAAATTACCAATTCTGCTTGTCTATCTCGTAGTCATTCGTTTTCTGTTCTTATGCACTCTTCTGTTCATCCATCTGATGGTAATCATTGTGGGTTCTATTCAGGACCTCTTGGGAGGTCGCTTACAAAGCCAAGGCTTATTGCTAGTAGTaagaataaaacaaacaaacagcgGCAAGCTCATCATCAGTCATCCATCCAACATGGAAATTATTCTCAGTTAAAAGCCAAAAGTTTTGCTCATGTTGGACCTTTTAAAGGATGCATGACGGGTGGAAGTGAATCTCCTGTTTTCCAGAGCTGCAAGCCAGAAATTGGTGGTTCTATGAGGTTGAGAAGTACCCATATGAAACTTTGTGAGAAGTACACACATATGGGATCTCAATCTTTCAGCCACAGTATCTATTCTAAATTATCCCTGTTTAGTTCAAGATGTACACTGTTGGCTGCCTCGCCGTCTACCCTTGGTGATGCTGCTCTGGCTCTCCATTATGCAAATGTgattgttttgattgaaaatatAGCTTCATCACCTCACTTGATCAGCCTTGACGCAAGATATGATCTATACAATATGTTAACCACAACTATAAGAACTACTCTCAGAGCTAGACTAAAGTCATATGCCAGAACTATGGGCACATCTGTCTATGATCCTGCCCTTGCAGGAGAGTGGAGTCTGGCACTGGAGCAGATACTGGAATGGCTTGCTCCCCTTGCCCATAACATGGTGAGGTGGCATTCTGAGCGAAATTTTGTGAAGCAGCAGGAAGTTTCCAAGACAAATGTGCTTCTGGTACAGACCCTCCACTTTGCGAATCAGGCTAAAACCGAAGCTGCAATTGTGGAGCTTCTTATAGGTCTGAACTATATGTGCATGATTGATGAGCATAATAGGAAGGCTTTGCGAGATGCTGGTGGCGACAGACCGTATGATGATTATATGCTCAAAGGGGATGGAATTGCTTAA